A section of the Microbacterium forte genome encodes:
- the ruvB gene encoding Holliday junction branch migration DNA helicase RuvB, whose amino-acid sequence MSDVRDAAEPADDTELAIEGALRPTSLGEFVGQQKVRGQLQLLLDAARIQNRPPDHILLAGPPGLGKTTLAMIVAHESERPLRLSSGPAIQHAGDLAALLSSLVPGEVLFIDEIHRMARSAEEMLYLAMEDFRIDIMVGKGAGATSIPLDLAPFTLVGATTRSGLLPNPLRDRFGFTGHLEFYDEPELERVIDRSALMLRVDLPRDSLSEIARRSRGTPRIANRLLRRVRDYALVHGGGEASLHGVRAALELYDVDPIGLDRLDRAVLEALVRRFRGGPVGLSTLAVAVGEEAETVESVVEPYLVRIGFLGRTPRGRVAMPEAYAHLGIAHPDGALRLDDL is encoded by the coding sequence GTGTCTGACGTCCGCGACGCCGCCGAGCCGGCGGACGACACCGAGCTCGCCATCGAGGGTGCTCTGCGCCCCACGAGCCTGGGCGAGTTCGTCGGTCAGCAGAAGGTCCGTGGGCAGCTCCAGCTCCTGCTCGATGCGGCGCGGATCCAGAACCGTCCGCCGGATCACATCCTGCTCGCGGGTCCTCCTGGACTCGGCAAGACCACGCTGGCGATGATCGTCGCGCATGAGAGCGAGCGCCCGCTGCGACTCTCGAGCGGACCCGCGATCCAGCATGCCGGCGACCTCGCCGCCCTGCTCTCGAGTCTCGTGCCCGGCGAAGTGCTGTTCATCGACGAGATCCATCGAATGGCTCGCTCTGCGGAGGAGATGCTGTACCTCGCGATGGAGGACTTCCGCATCGACATCATGGTCGGCAAAGGCGCGGGAGCGACCAGCATCCCGCTCGACCTCGCCCCGTTCACGCTCGTCGGCGCCACCACTCGCTCGGGCCTGCTCCCGAACCCGCTGCGCGACCGCTTCGGATTCACCGGCCACCTCGAGTTCTACGACGAACCGGAACTCGAGCGCGTCATCGATCGCTCCGCTCTCATGCTGCGCGTCGATCTGCCGCGGGATTCGCTCTCTGAGATCGCCCGCCGGTCGCGGGGTACACCGCGAATCGCGAACCGCCTGCTCCGACGGGTGCGCGACTATGCGCTCGTCCACGGCGGCGGGGAGGCCTCGTTGCACGGGGTCCGGGCCGCGCTCGAGCTCTACGACGTCGACCCGATCGGCCTCGACCGTCTCGACCGCGCCGTGCTCGAGGCTCTCGTGCGTCGCTTCCGCGGCGGGCCGGTCGGCCTCAGCACGCTCGCGGTGGCTGTCGGCGAGGAGGCGGAGACCGTCGAGAGCGTGGTCGAGCCGTACCTCGTGCGCATCGGATTCCTCGGCCGGACACCGCGTGGTCGAGTGGCCATGCCGGAGGCCTACGCCCACCTGGGGATCGCGCACCCCGATGGGGCGCTTCGACTTGATGACCTATAA
- the ruvA gene encoding Holliday junction branch migration protein RuvA produces MISSLHGAVLHSTADQVIIDVGGVGFSVAVPADVAHTATVGEKLLLHTSLIVREDSLSLFGFADRSELEIFGLLISVTGVGPKSALGVLSHLTVDQIAEAVTGEDDAPFRRVSGIGPKTAKLIVLQLAGKVHPVGAGSKPVKTGPVDVVDQVTAALVGLGWSEKVAAEAAAQTAAEASEAERASVAPLLRRTLALLGPARV; encoded by the coding sequence ATGATCTCCTCGCTGCACGGCGCTGTTCTCCACTCGACCGCCGATCAGGTCATCATCGACGTCGGTGGCGTCGGATTCTCGGTCGCCGTTCCCGCCGATGTCGCGCACACCGCGACGGTCGGCGAGAAGCTGCTGCTGCACACGAGCCTGATCGTCCGCGAGGACTCCCTGTCTCTGTTCGGATTCGCCGATCGCAGCGAGCTGGAGATCTTCGGACTGCTCATCAGCGTCACGGGCGTCGGACCGAAGTCGGCGCTCGGGGTGCTCTCGCACCTCACCGTCGACCAGATCGCCGAGGCCGTGACCGGCGAGGACGACGCGCCGTTCCGGCGTGTCTCCGGTATCGGACCGAAGACGGCCAAACTCATCGTCCTCCAGCTCGCAGGCAAGGTGCACCCCGTCGGCGCCGGGTCGAAGCCGGTGAAGACCGGCCCAGTCGACGTCGTCGATCAGGTCACCGCCGCGCTGGTCGGCCTCGGGTGGTCCGAGAAGGTCGCCGCCGAGGCCGCCGCGCAGACGGCCGCCGAGGCATCCGAGGCAGAGCGAGCGTCAGTCGCGCCGCTCCTGCGCCGCACTCTGGCTCTCCTGGGGCCGGCGCGTGTCTGA
- the ruvC gene encoding crossover junction endodeoxyribonuclease RuvC, which yields MTSSSLRVLGIDPGLTRCGVGVVDVDRARRGTLVHVGVIRSEPDLPIGERLALVAAGIREVIETHRPDAVAVERVFAQQNTHTVMGTAQASGVALLLAAEAGLPAATHTPSEVKAAVTGYGSADKRQVQAMIARILRLDAPPQPPDAADALAIALCHAWRRGAAGAPGQESLTPAQKAWADAERVARTYLRSGA from the coding sequence GTGACCTCCTCCTCGCTTCGCGTGCTCGGCATCGACCCCGGTCTCACCCGGTGCGGTGTCGGTGTGGTCGACGTGGATCGGGCTCGTCGGGGCACACTCGTGCACGTCGGGGTCATCCGCTCCGAGCCCGATCTGCCGATCGGTGAGAGGCTCGCGCTGGTCGCTGCCGGCATCCGCGAGGTGATCGAGACCCATCGGCCCGACGCCGTCGCCGTCGAGCGGGTCTTCGCACAGCAGAACACCCACACAGTGATGGGCACGGCGCAGGCGAGCGGCGTGGCGCTGCTGCTCGCGGCCGAGGCCGGTCTTCCCGCAGCGACGCACACTCCGAGCGAGGTGAAGGCGGCGGTGACCGGCTATGGTTCGGCCGACAAGCGCCAGGTGCAGGCGATGATCGCGCGCATCCTCCGCCTGGATGCTCCTCCGCAACCGCCGGATGCCGCCGACGCGCTGGCGATCGCCCTCTGCCACGCATGGCGACGCGGCGCTGCCGGCGCACCAGGGCAGGAGTCGCTGACACCGGCGCAGAAGGCGTGGGCTGATGCGGAGCGTGTCGCTCGAACATATCTACGATCCGGTGCGTAG
- a CDS encoding YebC/PmpR family DNA-binding transcriptional regulator, producing MSGHSKWATTKHKKAIIDSRRAKSWAKLIKNIEVAAKLGGADLQGNPTLFDAVQKAKKTSVPKDNIDRAVKRGAGIGGEAVEYTSIMYEGYGPNGVAMMIECLTDNKNRAAAEVRTALSRNGGTLADPGSVAYNFSRKGVIVVGSEGTTEDDVMMAALEAGAEEIEPHAEGFEIITEATDLVTVRSALQEAGIDYESADVEFVPNLKVEIDADTARKIFRLIDALEDSEDVQNVFTNFDLTPEVQAELENDDA from the coding sequence ATGTCCGGGCATTCCAAGTGGGCCACCACGAAGCACAAGAAGGCCATCATCGACTCCAGGCGCGCGAAGTCCTGGGCCAAGCTCATCAAGAACATCGAGGTCGCCGCCAAGCTGGGCGGAGCTGACCTGCAGGGCAACCCGACCCTTTTCGACGCCGTGCAGAAGGCGAAGAAGACCTCGGTCCCGAAGGACAACATCGACCGCGCGGTGAAGCGCGGAGCGGGCATCGGTGGCGAGGCTGTCGAATACACCTCGATCATGTACGAGGGCTACGGCCCCAACGGCGTCGCCATGATGATCGAGTGTCTGACCGACAACAAGAACCGCGCGGCGGCCGAGGTGCGCACCGCGCTCAGCCGCAACGGCGGAACCCTCGCGGACCCCGGCAGCGTCGCCTACAACTTCAGCCGCAAGGGCGTCATCGTGGTCGGATCCGAGGGGACCACCGAAGATGACGTGATGATGGCCGCTCTCGAGGCCGGCGCCGAAGAGATCGAGCCGCACGCCGAAGGCTTCGAGATCATCACCGAGGCCACCGATCTCGTCACCGTGCGCAGCGCCCTTCAGGAGGCGGGAATCGACTACGAGTCCGCCGACGTCGAGTTCGTTCCGAACCTCAAGGTCGAGATCGACGCAGACACCGCCCGCAAGATCTTCCGCCTCATCGATGCGCTCGAAGACAGCGAGGACGTGCAGAACGTCTTCACGAACTTCGACCTCACGCCCGAGGTGCAGGCCGAGCTCGAGAACGACGACGCGTAG